The Miltoncostaea oceani genome includes a region encoding these proteins:
- a CDS encoding GYD domain-containing protein, with protein MRTFLLLASLSPQGLQTLAATPERLFEVNREIERLGGRVVRQWALLGAYDFLSEVEAPDERVISRVTTELASRGSATFETMVAIPVDEFLASLESPEP; from the coding sequence GTGCGGACCTTCCTGCTGCTGGCCTCCCTCAGCCCCCAGGGGCTGCAGACCCTCGCCGCGACGCCCGAGCGCCTCTTCGAGGTGAACCGCGAGATCGAGCGGCTGGGCGGGCGCGTCGTCCGCCAGTGGGCGCTGCTCGGCGCCTACGACTTCCTCAGCGAGGTCGAGGCGCCCGACGAGCGGGTCATCTCCCGGGTGACGACGGAGCTCGCCTCGCGCGGCAGCGCGACGTTCGAGACGATGGTCGCCATCCCGGTCGACGAGTTCCTCGCCTCCCTGGAGTCCCCCGAGCCCTGA
- a CDS encoding rhodanese-like domain-containing protein — MGWDDVSRWQPVDLAAAFKMGDAVQPVDVRDIGYRDAEEQIRGAIRIDPMEFESQIGDLPTGRELIFYCDRPGEATSLKIAMWSFDNGRSRVGVLVGGWSAWQDAGYPVEPKPA, encoded by the coding sequence ATGGGCTGGGATGACGTTTCGCGCTGGCAGCCGGTGGACCTCGCCGCCGCCTTCAAGATGGGCGACGCGGTGCAGCCCGTCGACGTCCGCGACATCGGCTACCGGGACGCGGAGGAGCAGATCCGCGGCGCGATCCGCATCGACCCGATGGAGTTCGAGTCCCAGATCGGCGACCTGCCCACCGGGCGGGAGCTGATCTTCTACTGCGACCGCCCGGGCGAGGCGACGAGCCTCAAGATCGCCATGTGGTCGTTCGACAACGGGCGCTCCCGGGTCGGCGTCCTGGTCGGCGGTTGGTCCGCCTGGCAGGACGCCGGTTACCCGGTCGAGCCGAAACCCGCCTGA
- a CDS encoding GNAT family N-acetyltransferase: MPADPTVPLVRPARPGDADAVAALTAEALAAKYRPAFGRHAERGIAALLLSDVDGGGTSHHWVAELDGRVAGAVHLVLEEDAGLDYLRAVRSAIGAWRALRAVMVLSFLGHGRIQPEEAYIDELAVAAWARRRGVARALLRRCEEEAAAAGRTRLTLWVTLDNAPALRLYATAGFMERRRRRWITGRLVFGSPGAAFMARELPRRP, translated from the coding sequence ATGCCCGCCGACCCGACCGTCCCCCTGGTGCGCCCCGCCCGTCCCGGCGACGCCGACGCCGTCGCCGCCCTGACCGCGGAGGCCCTCGCCGCGAAGTACCGGCCCGCCTTCGGGCGGCACGCGGAGCGCGGGATCGCGGCGCTGCTGCTGAGCGACGTGGACGGCGGCGGGACCTCGCACCACTGGGTCGCAGAGCTCGACGGGCGCGTCGCGGGCGCCGTCCACCTGGTGCTCGAGGAGGACGCGGGCCTCGACTACCTGCGGGCGGTGCGGTCGGCGATCGGCGCGTGGCGGGCGCTGCGCGCCGTGATGGTCCTGAGCTTCCTCGGCCACGGCCGCATCCAGCCGGAGGAGGCCTACATCGACGAGCTGGCCGTCGCCGCGTGGGCGCGCCGCCGCGGCGTGGCGCGTGCGCTGCTGCGCCGCTGCGAGGAGGAGGCCGCCGCCGCCGGGAGGACCCGGCTGACGTTGTGGGTCACCCTCGACAACGCCCCGGCCCTGCGGCTCTACGCGACCGCCGGCTTCATGGAGCGGCGGCGGCGGCGCTGGATCACGGGGCGGCTGGTGTTCGGCTCCCCGGGGGCGGCGTTCATGGCGCGGGAGCTGCCGCGGAGACCGTGA
- a CDS encoding pyridoxamine 5'-phosphate oxidase family protein, with the protein MGAVHEEIDDRLAGFLAAQPVFFVGTAPAGHDGHVNVSPKGLAGSFAVLGPREVAYLDLTGSGAETIAHLRENGRVCLMFCAFTGPPRIIRLHGTGVVVMPGDDDFDDLAGRFTTRPGVRSVIRVAVARIADSCGYAVPRMDLVAERTQLERWAARKGPDGLAAYRRTRNARSIDGLPALDPPSG; encoded by the coding sequence ATGGGCGCCGTCCACGAGGAGATCGACGACCGCCTCGCCGGGTTCCTCGCCGCGCAGCCGGTGTTCTTCGTCGGCACCGCCCCCGCGGGGCACGACGGCCACGTCAACGTCTCGCCGAAGGGGCTCGCCGGGTCGTTCGCCGTCCTGGGTCCCCGCGAGGTGGCCTACCTCGACCTCACCGGCAGCGGCGCCGAGACGATCGCCCACCTCCGCGAGAACGGGCGGGTGTGCCTCATGTTCTGCGCCTTCACCGGCCCGCCCCGCATCATCCGCCTCCACGGGACGGGGGTGGTCGTCATGCCGGGGGACGACGACTTCGACGACCTCGCCGGGAGGTTCACCACCCGGCCCGGGGTCCGGTCGGTCATCCGCGTCGCGGTCGCGCGGATCGCCGACTCCTGCGGCTACGCCGTCCCGCGCATGGACCTCGTCGCCGAGCGGACGCAGCTCGAGCGGTGGGCGGCGCGGAAGGGACCGGACGGCCTCGCCGCCTACCGGCGCACCCGCAACGCGCGGAGCATCGACGGCCTGCCGGCCCTCGACCCGCCCTCCGGCTAG
- the lexA gene encoding transcriptional repressor LexA, whose translation MDELTERQSAILSFISRHCRDTGYPPTVREIGLGVGLASPSTVHAHLAKLESGGHIRRDPTKPRAMFVCQDAVEAPAPVAAAPHPTALPLVGSVAAGVPRLAEEDVEDWVTTPFEGDFMLRVTGESMMNAGILDGDLVVVRRADTARDGEIVVGMIGEEATVKRLRRIDGRVHLMPENDAFEPIVPDELTLAGVVVGVLRKL comes from the coding sequence ATGGACGAGTTGACCGAACGCCAGAGCGCGATCCTGAGCTTCATCTCGCGCCACTGCCGGGACACGGGCTACCCGCCCACCGTCCGCGAGATCGGCCTGGGCGTGGGGCTCGCGTCGCCGTCCACGGTCCACGCGCACCTGGCGAAGCTGGAGTCGGGCGGGCACATCCGCCGCGACCCGACGAAGCCGCGCGCGATGTTCGTCTGCCAGGACGCCGTCGAGGCGCCCGCGCCCGTCGCGGCCGCCCCGCACCCGACGGCCCTCCCGCTCGTCGGCTCGGTCGCCGCCGGCGTCCCGCGCCTCGCGGAGGAGGACGTCGAGGACTGGGTCACCACCCCGTTCGAGGGCGACTTCATGCTGCGGGTCACCGGCGAGTCGATGATGAACGCCGGCATCCTCGACGGCGACCTCGTCGTCGTCCGCCGTGCGGACACCGCCCGCGACGGCGAGATCGTGGTCGGCATGATCGGCGAGGAGGCCACCGTCAAGCGGCTCCGCCGCATCGACGGCCGCGTCCACCTGATGCCGGAGAACGACGCGTTCGAGCCGATCGTCCCCGACGAGCTGACGCTCGCCGGCGTCGTCGTCGGGGTCCTCCGCAAGCTCTAG
- a CDS encoding sensor histidine kinase, translated as MHQETRPRRPWRAAIAAAAATAVALGIVAGLALGFDLRREVTRTAAPLARTADDLARTIDPGRTAATRAALAASGADARLVGPAGRVRIQTGDDPGVWDAAGAAWPGALATATASGWTLRDGAVEARRPLAGGGAVVLRQGLRPGAGTIGASALPVGIAIGGLALLAGLAAWLLGARANRRLHDATVALESIAAGRPPGDLPGGTGGWGRLGAATAAVSERALDLRAAAEARMDALGAAIAPLAHPVAARTPSGGLIRNDALERLVAGLTPADAAQVDDAVRLGLGASGPVARGLALSDGRAFEIEAWSVPGGRVVAVGERTEQARLAALRRQVTGSAARHLQAPVSEIQALASDLAGHVPPTAQASVRRIQVAGDRMERLVGRMLRGTADDPRARPVQMRPVGVAGLAYGLGAAFDRRLRDRGLRLETDLPTDLPPLRTDAALTHEILTELIANAATFTPRGGTITLAGRALPGGRVALTVSDTGPGMRGDELHLVTERFARGTGSSGFPGAGLGLGVAAALAERLGGNLELAAGPGGRARLELPAALATPGVAPADTGVTVSAAAPAP; from the coding sequence ATGCATCAGGAAACCCGCCCCCGCCGCCCGTGGCGGGCCGCCATCGCGGCGGCCGCGGCGACGGCCGTGGCGCTCGGGATCGTCGCCGGCCTCGCACTCGGGTTCGACCTCCGCCGCGAGGTGACGCGCACCGCGGCGCCCCTCGCCCGCACGGCGGACGACCTCGCCCGCACCATCGACCCGGGTCGCACCGCCGCGACCCGCGCCGCCCTCGCCGCGTCGGGCGCCGACGCGCGCCTCGTCGGTCCCGCGGGACGCGTGCGCATCCAGACCGGCGACGACCCCGGCGTCTGGGACGCCGCGGGCGCCGCCTGGCCGGGGGCGCTCGCGACGGCGACGGCGTCGGGCTGGACGCTCCGCGACGGCGCGGTCGAGGCGCGCCGGCCGCTGGCCGGCGGCGGCGCCGTCGTGCTCCGGCAGGGCCTGCGCCCGGGCGCCGGCACCATCGGGGCGTCGGCGCTGCCGGTCGGGATCGCGATCGGCGGCCTCGCCCTGCTCGCCGGCCTCGCGGCGTGGCTGCTCGGGGCACGGGCGAACCGCCGCCTCCACGACGCGACCGTCGCGCTCGAGTCGATCGCCGCCGGCCGCCCCCCCGGTGACCTGCCCGGAGGCACCGGTGGGTGGGGGCGCCTCGGCGCCGCCACCGCCGCCGTCTCGGAGCGGGCGCTCGACCTGCGCGCCGCCGCGGAGGCGCGCATGGACGCGCTCGGCGCCGCGATCGCCCCGCTCGCGCACCCCGTCGCCGCCCGCACCCCCTCCGGCGGGCTGATCCGCAACGACGCCCTCGAGCGCCTCGTCGCCGGCCTCACGCCCGCCGACGCGGCGCAGGTCGACGACGCCGTCCGCCTCGGCCTCGGCGCGTCCGGCCCCGTCGCGCGCGGCCTGGCGCTCTCCGACGGCCGCGCGTTCGAGATCGAGGCGTGGTCGGTCCCCGGCGGCCGCGTCGTGGCGGTGGGCGAGCGGACGGAGCAGGCGCGCCTCGCGGCGCTGCGCCGCCAGGTCACCGGCTCGGCGGCCCGCCACCTGCAGGCCCCCGTCAGCGAGATCCAGGCCCTCGCCTCCGACCTCGCCGGCCACGTTCCACCGACGGCGCAGGCGTCCGTGCGGCGCATCCAGGTGGCCGGCGACCGGATGGAGCGCCTCGTCGGGCGGATGCTGCGGGGCACCGCCGACGACCCCCGCGCACGTCCCGTGCAGATGCGCCCCGTCGGTGTGGCGGGCCTCGCCTACGGCCTCGGCGCCGCCTTCGACCGGCGCCTCCGCGACCGCGGCCTGCGCCTCGAGACCGACCTGCCGACCGACCTGCCGCCGCTGCGCACCGACGCGGCGCTCACGCACGAGATCCTCACGGAGCTCATCGCCAACGCCGCGACCTTCACGCCCCGCGGCGGCACGATCACACTCGCGGGCCGCGCCCTGCCGGGCGGCCGCGTCGCACTCACCGTCTCCGACACGGGACCGGGGATGCGCGGCGACGAGCTGCACCTGGTCACGGAGCGCTTCGCCCGGGGCACCGGCTCCAGCGGCTTCCCCGGCGCCGGGCTCGGCCTGGGCGTCGCCGCGGCGCTCGCCGAGCGGCTGGGGGGCAACCTCGAGCTCGCCGCCGGACCCGGCGGCCGCGCCCGCCTCGAGCTGCCCGCCGCCCTCGCCACGCCGGGCGTGGCGCCGGCGGACACCGGCGTCACGGTCTCCGCGGCAGCTCCCGCGCCATGA
- a CDS encoding MerR family transcriptional regulator, with amino-acid sequence MTDDDGWPRARTARADRDRGPRTLTASEAAALLGVSVATVRGWADQGRLPSHRTVGGHRRFELEQLREWLAGRGAPAPEPRRLRRTPQDIPACPLLARELNARTESIVERVLAGYDAEVPTPLPPPSEPAIRRIAIRFIRVLAASLETGRPGATTGRAELAGLRGGLQGAPGTRVIVEHTRIAAAAMMEAESARREGVPIERLAIPALASAVDHAQAAIARGFEQAQVLRASPQGTPPAR; translated from the coding sequence ATGACTGACGACGACGGCTGGCCGAGGGCCCGCACGGCGCGGGCCGACCGCGACCGCGGACCACGGACGTTGACGGCGAGCGAGGCCGCCGCGCTGCTCGGCGTGAGCGTCGCGACGGTGCGCGGCTGGGCCGACCAGGGGCGCCTCCCGTCCCACCGCACCGTCGGCGGGCACCGCCGCTTCGAGCTCGAGCAGCTCCGCGAGTGGCTCGCCGGACGCGGGGCGCCCGCCCCGGAGCCGCGGCGCCTGCGGCGCACCCCCCAGGACATCCCCGCCTGCCCCCTCCTCGCGCGGGAGCTGAACGCCCGCACCGAGTCGATCGTCGAGCGGGTGCTCGCCGGCTACGACGCCGAGGTGCCGACGCCGCTGCCTCCCCCGAGCGAGCCGGCCATCCGCCGCATCGCCATCCGCTTCATCCGGGTCCTCGCCGCGTCGCTGGAGACGGGCCGGCCGGGCGCGACCACCGGGCGCGCGGAGCTCGCGGGCCTGCGCGGCGGCCTGCAGGGCGCCCCCGGCACGCGGGTGATCGTGGAGCACACCCGCATCGCGGCCGCGGCGATGATGGAGGCGGAGTCGGCGCGGCGCGAGGGAGTGCCGATCGAGCGCCTCGCCATCCCCGCCCTCGCGTCCGCGGTCGACCACGCCCAGGCCGCGATCGCCCGCGGCTTCGAGCAGGCCCAGGTGCTCCGCGCGAGCCCGCAGGGGACGCCGCCCGCCCGCTGA
- a CDS encoding ABC transporter substrate-binding protein gives MRIVSLLPSATEILFALGAGDDVVGVTFECDHPPEARTRRIVSGSSLPEGLTPAGIDAAVRARVAAGEDLNHLDAGALSGLDADLVVTQDLCAVCAIDAADVQEALHHLGGTGRVLTLAPHDLPTVMASIAEIGRAVGAGDAADRLVAELTARLDAVAARVAGAPPVATLLLEWTDPPYAPGHWIPGMVERAGGRCVLGVPGGRSSRVTWEDVAAAGPEVVVCAPCGFGLDAAEGAGRDLLARDLLPPDAPVWAVDADGAWARPGPRLVDGVEDLAAILHPDRRGTPDPARARRLR, from the coding sequence GTGCGGATCGTGTCGCTGCTCCCCTCGGCCACCGAGATCCTGTTCGCCCTCGGCGCCGGCGACGACGTCGTCGGCGTCACCTTCGAGTGCGACCACCCGCCGGAGGCGCGCACCCGGCGGATCGTGTCGGGCAGCTCGCTGCCGGAGGGCCTGACCCCCGCGGGCATCGACGCGGCGGTCCGTGCGCGGGTCGCGGCGGGCGAGGACCTCAACCACCTCGACGCCGGGGCGCTGTCGGGGCTCGACGCCGACCTGGTCGTGACCCAGGACCTGTGCGCGGTGTGCGCCATCGACGCCGCCGACGTGCAGGAGGCGCTCCACCATCTCGGCGGCACGGGACGCGTCCTGACGCTCGCCCCGCACGACCTGCCGACGGTCATGGCGTCGATCGCCGAGATCGGCCGGGCCGTCGGCGCGGGCGACGCCGCCGACCGCCTGGTCGCGGAACTGACCGCCCGCCTCGACGCGGTCGCCGCCCGGGTCGCCGGGGCACCCCCGGTCGCGACGCTGCTCCTGGAGTGGACCGACCCCCCGTACGCGCCCGGCCACTGGATCCCCGGGATGGTGGAGCGCGCGGGCGGGCGGTGCGTCCTCGGGGTCCCCGGCGGCCGGTCGTCGCGGGTCACCTGGGAGGACGTGGCCGCCGCCGGCCCCGAGGTGGTGGTCTGCGCCCCCTGCGGCTTCGGCCTCGACGCGGCCGAGGGCGCGGGGAGGGACCTCCTCGCGCGCGACCTGCTGCCGCCGGACGCCCCGGTCTGGGCGGTCGACGCCGACGGCGCGTGGGCGCGCCCGGGGCCGCGGCTCGTGGACGGCGTCGAGGACCTCGCGGCGATCCTGCACCCCGACCGCCGGGGGACGCCCGACCCGGCGCGGGCGCGGCGCCTGCGGTAG
- the bcp gene encoding thioredoxin-dependent thiol peroxidase, which produces MARLEAGQPAPDFSLPADDGSTVSLSDLAGTTVVLYFYPKDDTPGCTTQACGLRDMSADYDAAGVRVIGVSPDPVASHVRFRDKHDLPFTLLSDADHAVAEAYGVWVEKSMYGKTYMGVERSTFVIGPDGVLKDALYKVKPKGHAASVLELATA; this is translated from the coding sequence ATGGCGCGACTCGAGGCCGGACAGCCGGCCCCCGACTTCTCCCTGCCGGCCGACGACGGCTCCACCGTGAGCCTGTCCGACCTCGCCGGGACGACGGTGGTCCTCTACTTCTACCCGAAGGACGACACCCCCGGCTGCACCACCCAGGCCTGCGGCCTGCGGGACATGAGCGCCGACTACGACGCCGCCGGCGTCCGCGTGATCGGCGTCAGCCCCGACCCCGTCGCGAGCCACGTCAGGTTCCGCGACAAGCACGACCTGCCGTTCACGCTCCTCAGCGACGCGGACCACGCCGTCGCCGAGGCGTACGGCGTGTGGGTGGAGAAGTCGATGTACGGCAAGACGTACATGGGCGTCGAGCGCAGCACGTTCGTGATCGGGCCCGACGGGGTCCTGAAGGACGCGCTCTACAAGGTGAAGCCGAAGGGACACGCCGCCTCCGTGCTGGAGCTGGCCACCGCCTGA
- a CDS encoding zinc ribbon domain-containing protein — MRAESDLQGHHRSEAPGCHRCGLPLLADAQFCPYCERWLDEGGLPRLLAKRRTGSTGEGRRIAGVPERVLLVVGLTVFTLLAAASIVAALAT; from the coding sequence GTGAGAGCCGAGTCCGATCTCCAGGGACACCACCGCTCCGAGGCTCCCGGGTGCCACCGTTGCGGCCTGCCGCTCCTGGCGGACGCGCAGTTCTGCCCCTACTGCGAGCGCTGGCTGGACGAGGGCGGGCTCCCGCGCCTACTCGCCAAGCGCCGCACCGGATCGACCGGCGAGGGCCGCCGCATCGCCGGCGTCCCCGAGCGAGTACTCCTCGTGGTCGGGTTGACGGTCTTCACGCTGCTCGCCGCCGCGAGCATCGTGGCCGCACTCGCCACCTAG